A window of Micrococcales bacterium genomic DNA:
AGACCTTACCGGCGTCGACCAACTGCATGACGGCGATCGCGGTGACCGTCTTGCCCACGGATCCGACCCCGTACATGGCTTTGGGAGAGGGTTTCTTGCCGGCGGTGTTGCCGCGCCCGAAGGTCTGGCGCCACACCACCTTGCCGTTGGCGACCAGCGCCACCGACGCCGAGGTTGCGCTCGTCTGCTTGAGCGCGGACCGGACCGCCTTGCGGCCCTCCTTGATCGTCGTGGTGAACGTCGGAGCCGGTTGCTTGCTCGCGGTTTCCGAGGCCTGGACGGCGGGCACGCCGCCAAGGACCGTCGCGGTGGCGACGGTGGCCAGCAGGATCTTGGTGATGCGCATTTCGTCAGCCCCTCACGTCACGCAGGGCTGCGTGCACGAGATCGACCCTAAGCGACGCAGGGTGGTGATGCCCGGTCTGGCCGCGATCAGGACCACAGGCTCGGTCCATTGTCGGTGCCTGGCGCGACAAGCCGCAAGACAGTCTCGGCCACCAGCGCCGAGGCATCGTCGAGCGACAGGCCGGCCTGACGCAACGTGTTCAGCGTGACCGGGTGCGTGAGTCCGAATACCGCGCTGCGCACACGATCGTCGGCCAGCGCCGGACCCAGGACCCGCGTGTACAACGCACCGACCGCCTCCCAGAAGTTCGCTTGCCCGTCGCGCAGCGCCTGGTTGTCCATCTCGTACCGGAAGACCTCGAACCACGGCGTGCTGCGGTCGTAGAACGCGAACACCTCCCGGACCAGGCGCCGCACCCGCGGGGCATGCCCGGACTCGGTCCACTCGCGGTCGTCGGGAATCCGGATGTCCTCGGTCAGGCGCGACACCACAACGCGAGCGAGTTCCTCGGCCGTTCCGAAATGATTCAGGATCGTCGCGGGCGACACATCGGCCCGGCGGGCGACAGTCTGCAGGCTCGTGGCACCGATACCGCGCTCGCGGTAACTGGCCAGGGCTGCGTCCACGATTCGCTCGCGGGTGCCTGCGGCCCGGGCAGCCCGCACCGTCATCGAATACGGCCTCCGCGCCATCCCTCTCCCCTACTAATTGACTGAATGGTCTATTGACTGAATATTGCGTTCATCGTAATGTCGG
This region includes:
- a CDS encoding TetR/AcrR family transcriptional regulator, coding for MARRPYSMTVRAARAAGTRERIVDAALASYRERGIGATSLQTVARRADVSPATILNHFGTAEELARVVVSRLTEDIRIPDDREWTESGHAPRVRRLVREVFAFYDRSTPWFEVFRYEMDNQALRDGQANFWEAVGALYTRVLGPALADDRVRSAVFGLTHPVTLNTLRQAGLSLDDASALVAETVLRLVAPGTDNGPSLWS